In one window of Tenacibaculum mesophilum DNA:
- a CDS encoding DUF4932 domain-containing protein has translation MKQIIGIFLILITLSACSQEKKKVSEQKETILKEPKVDKRIELLSIVFRLADSHEYSQNLFPKYVESIQNHFEKFKSHDLIKYVKSELHEKGIGFSSVMSMAIHITEPQNTKAMIVPFSNKSLERPWSKEGSTQFLKLLNEFYIDADCETFFNNNKELYKAASNRFKKVYQNLDLEWYQKFYGEDPKGEFKIINALGNGGASYGPKIIYPGGNEVIYAIMGTWSVDNLGMPKYEVNDYFPTILHEFNHSFVNHIIEKHRSELQESGTIIFDKVKDKMNKQAYGNWKTMYDEALVRATVIKYMKDHNYDKKTIENELNEQLNSGFLWTHELVKELERYDNNRDRYPTLESFMTELIFFFNKTASEISKQKI, from the coding sequence ATGAAACAAATAATAGGAATATTCTTGATTTTAATCACTTTAAGTGCTTGTTCTCAAGAGAAAAAAAAAGTAAGCGAACAAAAAGAAACAATACTAAAAGAACCAAAAGTAGATAAACGTATAGAGTTATTAAGCATTGTTTTTAGGCTTGCAGACAGCCATGAATATAGTCAAAATCTTTTTCCTAAGTATGTTGAAAGCATTCAAAATCATTTTGAGAAATTTAAAAGTCACGATTTAATTAAGTATGTAAAAAGTGAATTACATGAAAAAGGAATTGGTTTTAGTTCAGTTATGAGTATGGCTATACATATAACTGAACCTCAAAATACAAAAGCTATGATAGTGCCTTTTTCAAATAAATCACTAGAAAGACCATGGAGTAAAGAAGGCTCTACACAGTTTTTAAAACTGTTAAATGAATTTTATATTGATGCCGACTGTGAAACTTTTTTTAATAACAATAAAGAACTCTACAAAGCTGCATCAAATAGATTTAAAAAAGTTTATCAAAATTTAGACCTAGAATGGTATCAAAAATTTTATGGAGAAGACCCAAAAGGAGAATTTAAAATTATAAATGCCTTGGGAAATGGAGGAGCGAGCTATGGTCCAAAAATAATTTATCCGGGTGGAAATGAGGTGATCTATGCTATAATGGGAACGTGGAGTGTTGATAACTTAGGTATGCCTAAATATGAAGTGAACGATTATTTTCCAACTATTTTACATGAATTCAATCACTCATTTGTAAATCATATTATAGAAAAGCACCGCTCTGAACTACAAGAAAGCGGGACAATCATCTTTGATAAAGTAAAAGATAAAATGAATAAACAAGCATATGGTAATTGGAAAACTATGTATGATGAAGCGTTGGTTAGAGCGACTGTTATTAAATATATGAAGGACCATAATTATGATAAAAAAACAATCGAAAACGAATTGAATGAGCAATTAAATAGCGGTTTTTTATGGACTCATGAGCTAGTCAAAGAACTAGAAAGATATGATAATAATAGAGATAGATATCCAACATTAGAGAGTTTTATGACAGAGTTAATATTTTTTTTCAATAAAACAGCTTCTGAAATAAGCAAACAAAAAATATAA
- a CDS encoding SusC/RagA family TonB-linked outer membrane protein yields MKTKLLLLFFLVTSIVIAQEKTVSGVVSDESGGLPGVSILIKGTTKGTETDFDGNYSIKAKENDILIFSFVGMTTIEKTVGSSNVISVTMSTNENVLDEVVVTALGIKREKKSLGYATQEIKGNDLTKVNSGNIANSISGKISGVQIRRNGNIGGSTNVIIRGTTSLTGNNQALWVVDGVPLNNDNTNTADQKSGGNTGGYDFGNAVADINPDDIETMNVLKGAAASALYGSRATNGVIIITTKKGGKSKGLGITINSGVTIGAVDFKTLPKYQKEYGSGWWNSFSDPSRNIDLGSGSHPYEPTDDASWGPAYDPNLLVYRWNSFFPELSTYGKATPWTATKNDANSFYTKSITFNNNISISGNNEVGSFRFSYSKYDLNQGILPNSSYKRDNFNLSGSYKLSNKTTVTASANYNKTHGRGLNETGYGAGGNNYLSSVRQWYSSSVDFADLKTAYKETQLNTTWSVYGPYDLNVAFHDNPYFQRKNNIGSIRRNRFFGNFSLTTEIKDWLSVTGRGGIDSYNQTQEETIAVGSKRQPELKGQYSRFDKNFREFNLDLIFNAQGKITNNISFTALLGGNVRRTKSNYTYAITKGGLVIPNIYAINNSVQNPDPLSESISSIGTNSIYTNASLSFYDTYFLEATYRVDQSSTLPKENNVYNYPSLTATYIFSKHLKANWLSFGKLRLNYAETGNDAPFAVLNSQYIKYSNFGDAIQFSTENSRKNPNLRSEKTKGYEIGLETKMFNNKLGLDLSLYKTNTTDQIMSVGVTGATGSTSAWVNAGNVENKGIEVSLNATPIKTDNFTWESQINWSTNKNKVISLNENDSRFEIGRFQGVSLVAEVGKPVGQMVSSGFKYINNQKAIKENGYYDIENSKIIGDINPDWIGGINNKFKYKDFSFSFLIDVKKGGDVWSLDQKYGAQTGIYQSSVGNNHLGNPKRNSVTNDENSGGIILDGVLSDGTRNTKIVPVDYDLGANTPDEGYVYDASFVKLREVSFSYNLPKKFLKNTFLNSLSFTASGSNLWIIHKNLPYADPEAGASSGNLQGFQTGVLPTTKEYSFNIKAQF; encoded by the coding sequence ATGAAAACAAAATTGTTACTACTGTTCTTTCTTGTTACATCAATTGTAATTGCTCAAGAAAAAACAGTATCTGGGGTAGTTTCAGATGAATCCGGGGGGCTTCCAGGGGTAAGTATACTCATTAAGGGTACCACAAAAGGTACAGAAACAGACTTTGATGGTAACTACTCTATCAAGGCTAAAGAAAATGATATCTTAATATTTAGTTTTGTAGGAATGACAACTATTGAAAAAACAGTTGGATCCTCTAACGTGATAAGTGTAACTATGTCTACAAACGAAAATGTTTTAGATGAAGTAGTTGTTACAGCTTTAGGTATAAAAAGAGAAAAAAAATCTTTAGGATACGCTACACAGGAAATCAAAGGAAACGACCTAACTAAGGTAAATTCAGGAAACATAGCTAATTCTATTTCTGGTAAAATATCTGGAGTACAAATTAGACGAAATGGTAATATTGGAGGATCCACCAATGTAATTATAAGAGGAACAACATCTTTAACTGGTAACAACCAAGCTCTTTGGGTAGTTGACGGAGTCCCGTTAAATAATGATAACACAAATACTGCTGATCAAAAAAGCGGAGGTAACACAGGAGGATATGACTTTGGTAATGCTGTGGCTGACATCAATCCTGATGATATTGAAACTATGAATGTATTAAAAGGAGCTGCTGCTTCTGCTTTATATGGTTCAAGAGCTACAAACGGTGTTATTATAATTACCACTAAAAAAGGAGGAAAAAGTAAGGGTTTAGGTATTACAATTAATAGTGGCGTAACAATTGGAGCTGTAGATTTTAAAACCTTACCTAAATATCAAAAAGAATATGGTAGTGGTTGGTGGAATTCTTTTTCAGACCCTTCAAGAAATATCGATTTAGGCAGTGGTTCTCACCCTTATGAGCCTACAGATGATGCTTCATGGGGGCCTGCTTACGACCCTAATTTATTAGTATACAGGTGGAACTCTTTTTTTCCTGAACTTTCTACCTACGGTAAAGCAACACCATGGACGGCTACTAAAAATGATGCTAATAGCTTTTACACAAAAAGTATTACTTTTAACAATAACATTTCTATTTCTGGTAATAATGAAGTTGGAAGTTTTCGTTTTAGTTATTCTAAATATGATTTAAATCAAGGAATATTACCAAACAGTAGTTACAAAAGAGATAATTTTAACTTATCAGGAAGCTATAAGCTAAGTAATAAAACTACTGTTACTGCATCTGCTAACTACAATAAAACCCATGGTAGAGGTCTTAATGAAACTGGATATGGTGCTGGTGGTAACAATTACCTCAGTAGTGTAAGACAATGGTACTCTTCTAGTGTTGACTTTGCTGATTTAAAAACAGCTTATAAAGAAACACAACTAAACACAACTTGGAGTGTATATGGACCTTACGATTTAAATGTTGCATTTCATGACAATCCTTATTTTCAAAGAAAGAATAATATAGGAAGTATAAGAAGAAACCGCTTTTTCGGTAATTTTAGTTTAACAACTGAAATAAAAGACTGGTTAAGTGTTACCGGAAGAGGTGGTATTGATTCTTATAATCAAACTCAAGAAGAAACAATAGCTGTTGGCTCTAAAAGACAACCTGAACTTAAAGGGCAATACTCTAGATTTGATAAAAACTTTAGGGAGTTCAACTTAGATTTAATTTTTAATGCTCAAGGAAAAATTACCAACAATATAAGTTTCACTGCATTATTAGGAGGAAACGTAAGAAGAACAAAAAGCAATTATACTTACGCTATTACAAAAGGCGGCTTAGTTATACCTAACATCTACGCCATAAACAATTCTGTTCAAAATCCAGACCCTTTATCTGAGTCTATATCATCAATTGGTACTAATAGTATTTATACAAACGCTTCTTTGAGCTTTTATGATACTTATTTTTTAGAAGCTACCTACAGAGTTGATCAGTCTTCTACTTTACCTAAAGAAAATAATGTTTATAATTATCCTTCTCTAACTGCTACATATATCTTTAGCAAACACTTGAAAGCTAACTGGCTTTCATTTGGAAAACTGCGCCTTAATTATGCTGAAACAGGTAACGATGCTCCTTTTGCTGTACTTAACTCTCAGTATATTAAATATTCAAACTTTGGAGATGCTATACAATTTTCCACAGAAAACAGCAGAAAAAACCCAAACTTAAGAAGCGAAAAAACTAAAGGTTATGAAATTGGTCTAGAAACAAAAATGTTTAATAATAAATTGGGGTTAGATCTTTCATTATACAAAACCAACACTACAGATCAAATAATGTCTGTTGGTGTAACGGGAGCTACAGGAAGTACATCTGCATGGGTTAACGCTGGTAATGTCGAAAATAAGGGTATTGAAGTCAGCTTAAATGCTACCCCTATAAAAACAGATAATTTCACATGGGAATCTCAAATTAATTGGTCTACCAACAAAAATAAAGTTATTAGCCTTAATGAAAATGATAGTCGTTTTGAAATTGGAAGATTTCAAGGAGTGTCTCTAGTTGCAGAAGTAGGTAAACCTGTTGGACAAATGGTTAGCTCAGGATTCAAATACATTAACAATCAAAAAGCTATAAAAGAAAACGGCTACTACGATATTGAAAACAGTAAAATCATAGGCGACATAAATCCTGATTGGATTGGTGGTATAAACAATAAGTTCAAATACAAAGATTTTTCTTTTAGTTTTTTAATAGACGTTAAAAAAGGAGGAGATGTATGGTCTTTAGATCAAAAATACGGAGCACAAACTGGTATTTACCAAAGTAGTGTTGGAAATAATCACTTAGGAAACCCTAAAAGAAACTCTGTTACAAACGATGAAAATAGTGGAGGAATTATATTAGATGGAGTGCTTTCAGATGGCACTAGAAATACCAAAATTGTTCCTGTTGATTATGATTTAGGTGCAAATACCCCAGATGAGGGGTATGTATATGATGCTTCTTTTGTTAAATTAAGAGAAGTTTCTTTTAGTTACAATCTTCCTAAGAAATTTTTAAAAAACACTTTTCTCAATAGCCTTTCTTTTACAGCAAGTGGTAGCAACTTATGGATAATACATAAAAATTTACCATATGCAGACCCTGAAGCTGGTGCTTCTTCTGGTAACCTACAAGGTTTCCAAACAGGTGTATTACCTACTACTAAAGAATATAGTTTTAACATAAAAGCTCAATTTTAA